One region of Brassica napus cultivar Da-Ae chromosome A10, Da-Ae, whole genome shotgun sequence genomic DNA includes:
- the LOC106353940 gene encoding exocyst complex component EXO70B1 — MAATTTPAASISAGAGSNGGAEDRVLATAQQIVKSLNTPKEVREDMMLIFSSFDNRLSNIKTVMTDQNDALLARLEAAETIIHRWDGGNDSSHHSSSSSGNHRSSSFSLSFDGSPDEATEFLSAVDEIISLLVDLSSENKPDMVDRADSALQMAMSLLEDEFRRILIRNTVPLDAERLYGSMRRVTLSFADGDVTEDFENFGLVANGDGDGSGSRRRLFHERGGSIGCDLWVDLINPTAVEDLKEIAERMIRAGYEKECVQVYSTVRRDALDECLMILDVEKLSIEEVHKIDWKSMDEKMKKWIQAMKITVRVLLAGEKKLCDEIFNDSETSKEVCFNETTKGCVMQLLNFGEAVAIGKRSSEKLFRILDMYDALANVSQTLEVMVTDDFVCSETKGVLEALGNAARGTFVEFENNVRNETSKKPTTNGEVHPMIRYVMNYMKLIVDYAATLNSLLENDESDGLSRDDDTEEMSPLAKRMLRLITCLESNLEEKSKLYEDGGLQYVFLMNNIHYVVQKVKDSELGKLLGDDWVRKRRGQIRQYSTGYLRASWSKVLAALRDGSMAGGSSGSPSYGQRSNSSSSASKMALKERFKGFNASFEEIYRLQTAWKVPDPQLREELRISIQEKVIMAYRAFFGRNKSQLEGGRHAGKYIKYTPDDLESYLPDLFEGNQMVIHPRRKSS; from the coding sequence ATGGCCGCGACGACAACCCCGGCGGCAAGCATCAGCGCGGGAGCAGGATCGAATGGTGGAGCTGAGGATCGTGTCCTCGCGACGGCGCAGCAGATCGTGAAGAGTCTGAACACACCGAAAGAGGTTCGCGAAGATATGATGCTCATCTTCTCCAGCTTCGATAACCGCTTATCCAACATCAAGACGGTGATGACCGACCAAAACGACGCTCTTCTGGCTCGTTTAGAAGCCGCCGAAACGATTATCCACCGCTGGGACGGCGGTAATGATTCCTCTCACCACTCGTCTTCATCTTCTGGTAACCACCGTTCCTCTTCGTTTTCTCTTTCCTTCGACGGATCTCCGGATGAGGCGACGGAGTTTCTATCCGCTGTTGATGAGATTATCTCTCTCCTTGTGGATCTTTCCTCTGAGAACAAGCCTGATATGGTAGACCGAGCTGATAGTGCTTTGCAGATGGCTATGTCTCTGCTTGAAGATGAGTTTAGACGGATTCTGATCCGAAACACCGTTCCTCTCGACGCTGAGAGACTCTATGGCTCCATGCGTCGTGTTACCTTGTCCTTCGCAGATGGCGATGTTACTGAGGATTTTGAGAATTTTGGATTGGTTGCTAACGGTGATGGAGATGGCAGTGGGAGTAGGAGGAGGCTCTTCCATGAGAGAGGAGGAAGCATAGGCTGTGATCTTTGGGTTGATTTGATTAACCCTACTGCTGTTGAAGATTTGAAAGAGATCGCGGAGAGGATGATTCGAGCTGGTTATGAAAAGGAGTGTGTTCAGGTTTATAGCACAGTGAGGCGTGATGCCTTGGATGAATGCTTGATGATTCTTGATGTggagaagctgagtatagaagAAGTGCATAAGATTGATTGGAAGTCCATggatgagaagatgaagaagtggattcaagcTATGAAGATCACTGTTAGGGTTCTTCTAGCTGGTGAGAAGAAGCTATGCGACGAGATTTTCAACGATTCGGAGACTAGCAAAGAAGTCTGTTTCAACGAGACAACTAAAGGCTGTGTGATGCAGTTGTTGAACTTCGGAGAGGCTGTGGCTATAGGAAAAAGATCGTCGGAGAAGCTCTTTAGGATTCTTGATATGTATGACGCTTTGGCTAATGTGTCGCAGACTCTAGAGGTGATGGTCACTGACGATTTTGTATGCAGTGAGACTAAAGGGGTCTTGGAAGCTTTAGGTAATGCTGCGAGAGGGACGTTTGTTGAGTTTGAGAATAATGTGAGGAACGAGACGTCAAAGAAACCGACGACAAACGGTGAGGTTCATCCCATGATACGTTATGTGATGAACTACATGAAGCTGATTGTGGATTACGCGGCCACCTTAAATTCGCTTCTGGAGAACGATGAGTCAGATGGTTTATCTAGGGATGATGATACAGAGGAGATGTCCCCTCTTGCTAAACGAATGCTTAGGTTGATTACTTGCTTAGAATCAAATCTGGAAGAGAAATCAAAGCTGTATGAGGACGGTGGGCTGCAGTATGTGTTCTTGATGAACAATATTCACTATGTTGTTCAGAAGGTGAAGGACTCTGAGCTGGGTAAACTCTTGGGTGACGATTGGGTTAGGAAACGAAGAGGGCAGATACGTCAGTATTCCACTGGCTACCTCAGGGCTTCGTGGAGCAAGGTGCTAGCTGCTTTGAGGGACGGGAGTATGGCTGGAGGCTCAAGTGGTAGCCCAAGTTATGGACAAAGAAGCAACAGTTCAAGTAGTGCCTCGAAGATGGCCTTAAAGGAGAGATTCAAAGGTTTCAATGCCAGTTTTGAAGAGATATACAGGCTTCAAACAGCTTGGAAGGTCCCGGATCCTCAACTTCGTGAAGAACTGAGAATATCAATACAAGAGAAAGTGATTATGGCTTACCGGGCTTTCTTTGGAAGGAACAAGAGTCAACTTGAAGGTGGTAGGCATGCGGGGAAGTACATAAAGTACACACCAGATGACCTGGAGAGTTACTTACCAGACCTATTCGAAGGAAATCAAATGGTAATTCACCCGAGAAGGAAAAGTTCTTAA